The Ignavibacteriales bacterium sequence TCTTTCAAACATGAGGAATGCTAAACTCCAATCCGGCAAATCATTATACGTTCTGAATCCTCAAACTGATTTACAGGATTACAACGCAGCAGAAAATGTATCAGCTGCTTATGCGATGGCAGAAATCCGATTGACACCGAAGTTGCTACTAATTCCAGGTGTAAGATTCGAGAGGACTTATAATGATTATAAAAGTATTACCGGAACTCCTTCATCCGGTGAAGACTCAACTCCGGATCTTTTAGGTGCCAAAGATACTGTCGGATCAAATTCCTACTATGATATCCTTCCGATGTTTCAATTAAGATACAGAGTTACAGATTGGTTTGATGTTAGAGCATCAGTAACAAAAACTCTCTCGCGACCAAATTATTTCAATCTAGTTCCCTGGCAAGAAATATTATACCTGGATAATACAATTAATAAAGGAAATCCAAATCTTAAGCATACACAAGTATGGAATTACGATCTTTTCTTTTCATTCTATAATCAATATGGATTATTTACACTCGGAGGATTTTACAAAAAACTTTGGGATATCGATTACATCCGTCAATCTCGTATTCATGACGGAGGAAAATATAACGGATTTTTATTAATTCAGCCAGTGAATGCTGAGACTCCTTCGACTGTTTACGGAGTAGAAATTGATGCTCAGGCCAACCTTACAATATTGCCAAGTCCGTTTGACGGTATAGTATTCTATGCAAATCTTTCGATCATGAAGTCAAAAACATCGTTTCCTTATTTTGCTATAGGACCTCGAAGCCCACTGCCACCTTTTGCTCCAACTATTATTGATACTGTTCGTGATGGAACAATGCCGGGTCAAGCTGATTATTTGGGGAATTTTGCGATTGGATATGAAAAGGGAGGATTCTCCGGCAGACTTTCTCTTGTTTTCCAAGGAAAGAGTCTTTCATTTGTTGGAGCTCGTGCCGAGTTAGATGGATTTACAGACCAACTCACACGATGGGACTTGGCATTGCAGCAAAAAGTATTCAGTAATATTAGTGTTTTTTTGAATGTCAATAATTTGTCCAATACTCCAGATCGATCTTTTCTTGGCGTGTTAAATTATCCGACTAACGAAGAATTTTATGGCTGGACTCTTGATTTTGGAATTAAGTACAAATTGTAGCACGTATTCTTTATCTCATTATAACTAACAAATAATAATTATTTAACGGAGGTAAGATGAAACAAAGTAAACAAATATTAACCAGTCTTGTTGCAGTGATTTTATTCCTGCTGGTATTGCCTCAATCTGCATATTCTCAAACCTATATTGATGTAGCTCCAGGTTTTTCTACTCTTAATGATGCGGTTGTTGCCAACACCAATCCCGATGTAATTTTTAGATTGCAACGAGGTCCTGACGCAATTTATCTTCTTAACGGATCTATAACCGCAAATATTCCTTTGCGCATAGAAGCTGTTCCGGGTACAGGCTCCAGACCACAATTAATTCCGGGACTTGGTTCCGGAGGTGTCTCAGATATACCGCTTCGTGCTAAAGCTAACGTAACACTTAATGGCGTCTATTTGACTTCGAAGGATGAAGGCGGTGCATATTTAAGTCAGATTATTAGAGTTCAAGCTGATGGTGTGAGACTAAAATTAAATGATTGTTTTTTGGAAAACTCAGCCCAGTCCGCAATCAGAACTGATAATAAAAATTCAAAAATATATCTAACCGGTTCCACCTTTAGAAACTGTGCTTCCGACTGGGCTAACGGTAGAGGTATAGATGATCGTGGTGTAGCCATGGATACACTATATCTGGAAAATAATACAATCTATAATATTGCTTCCAGATTTTTGAGAGATGGCGGCGGATATATTAACTACGTTTACGTAAATCACAATACGTTTGCCAATATGGGTATAAGAGTTATGGATATTGGTGAATGCCCTACTGTAATTTTCAAAAATAATTTGATTTACAATTGCGGATTCCTCGGTAAGGGGAAAAGTAGTACAGATGCATTGTTATTATTAAGTCCTCTTACTAATACGGTTTTTGCAGGAGTTACACAGTCGGTAGAAGTACATAATAATAATTTTTATCTAAGTCCGGAAATAGTAGCGGTTTACAGCGATACCGTAATTGCAAAGCCATCTTACAATGCACAGATGAACAGCGCAATTGGTTTGTCCGGTACAGGTGGTAATACTATTTCTGAAGGGGTTTCATTTACGTTAGCACCTATTGCAAGTAATACCGCGGTATTAGCATCACTTTACTGGGCAGATCCAGCTCTTGATAATGGTACTACAGCAACAGGTTTGCGCACAACCGGAACATTTAATTTTGCATATCCAACAACAGCATTATCATATACAGCAGGTACATCCAATCAACCGCTTGGAGCTTTAACATGGTTCGGTATTGCGGTTGGTGTTAAAGATAATATCACAACAATTCCAACCGGTTATGAATTATCTGCAAACTATCCAAATCCGTTTAATCCATCTACAACAATTCATTTTGCTCTACCGGAACGCGCTCAAGTTAAACTGGTAGTTTTTAATTCTCTTGGACAGATTGTAGCATCGCTGGTGAATGAAACGAAAGAAAGCGGATCTTACTCGGTTGTTTGGAATGGTAAATCTGAACATGGTTTTATTGTTCCAAGTGGTATTTATTTCTATCGTATAGATGCAGGTAATTTTTCTTCAACACATAAAATGGTTTTATTAAAATAATTTTTACTTGTTCAATCATAGCCGGACTAAAACCCGGCTGTGATTTTTATATTGGCAATGTTCAACCATAGTTCTAATTAAGGACTTTACAATGGAAATTAAACTGTTCTTACATAGATCGCGGAACAAGCACTTAGTCTAAGAATAATGGCAGTAACAAAAATTTTAAAGCTAATAAACTAAATGTTTTTAATAGATTCTTCTTCATAACATTAAACCAAATAATTACTTATTAAACAATTGAGTTAATGATAATTATGAGCACTGGAATTGACATTAATAATCCGAAACCTCTTTACGAGCAGATTGAAATTGATATAAAAGAAAAAATCGAGAGAGGTGAGTTAAAACGCGGGCAGCAAATCGCTTCGCAGAATGATTTAGTTAAAGAGTATGGCGTCAGTTTAATTACTGTAAAAAAAGCACTTTCGGATTTGGTTAACGATGGAACTCTGTTCACCCGGCAAGGCAAAGGTACTTTTGTTGCAGAAACATCATTAAGGAAAATTGAGCTCTCCGGTCACAAAACGATTGGTGTTGTATTAAGAGATTTAAAACATCCCTTCTTTTCGCTTATCATTCATAGCATAGAAAAAAGAACTTCCGAACTTGGTTATAATTTTTTGTTATCGAGTTCATCAAATAGTTTAGAAAAAGAAGAAGCGCAAATAAATAGGTTTAGAGAACTTAATGTAGACGGTATTATAATTGCTTCCTTATCACTGGAATATAGAGCGACAGATTTCATACAGAAACTTCATGATGATAATTTCCCTTATATAATCGTCTCTTATATTCACGATCCGGATTATTGGTATGTCGGTGCCGATCATGAATATGGCGGCTACATTGCAACGGAACATCTAATAAAACTCGGATATAAAAATATCGGCTACCTTCATGCTGGTAAAGGAAATTTATTGAGTGAGGTTCGCAAAAATGGTTATTACAGAGCGCTCAACGAATATAATGTTCAGTATGATTCGCACCTCGTTTACTATCTCAGCGAGGCAAAATTTGATCAGTATAGTGATCGTTTCATGCAAGGATATGAATTTGGTAAAAAATTCCTAAGCTTTGAAAATAAGCCGGATGCATTATTTGTCTACAGTGATCTGGTCGCACTAGGATTTAATCAAGCTGTAACTGAAAATGGAATGAAAATTCCGGATGATATCGCAATAGTTGGATATGACGATATTCAAGTTTCTTCTTTTGCTTCAATTCCATTAACAACAATACATCAGCCAGCCGATAAAATTGGGGAACTTGCAGTTGATATCCTGCAAAAACGGATAGATAATAAAGACATTGGTAATAGAACCATTTTAAAACCTACGCTAATGGTAAGAGATTCATGCGGCGCTAAAAAGAGAATTATAACACTGGATACATTAGCCGGATAGATAATAAATTAAATTTTTTCGATTATAAGGTGAAAAATGTTATACCCAATAAGAAATAAGTTTCGCTCATTTATTGAACTTAATGACTTTTGGAAATTTAAAATTGACCGGGATAAAATCGGTGAAAAAGAAAAATGGTACAAAGGATTTCAAAGTGATTTAGAAATTGCTGTCCCTGGAAGCTGGAACGAGCAGTTAGAAGAATTGGGATTACTCTTTTATGTAGGATCTACCTGGTATTACAAAAAAGTATTTATGCCAGAAGAAATTAAGAATAAAAGGATAGTACTTAGGGTCGGCTCTGCAGATTTTAATTCAAAAGTTTGGATCAATGGAAATCTTATCGGAGAAAACAATCAAGGATTTCTGCCTTTTGAATTTGACATAACGGAAAAAGTTACAACCGGAGAGAATTTTGACTTAGTAATTATGGTTAATAACGAATTGAATGGGGAAACTATTCCTCAGGGGATATCATCTGAAAATTATGTACAGGAGAATCGACTTAGAGAAGAAACATATCCTTCCGCTCGTTTTGATTTTGCCCCATTCGGAGGAATAAACAGGCCGGTAATAATTTATACAACTCCCCATGATTTTATTAGTAAAATCAAAGTTGATACAAAAATATTATCTCAAAAAATCGGTCAGGCTAACATTGAAGTTACATGCAATAATAATTTTAGTAACGAAATAAATTTTGAAATATCTGATCCACAATCAGCAAGTTCAAAGAGTGAAAAAATAAAAGAGCATACGGCGAACACAGAAATAAAAATTGATAGCTGCAGATTCTGGTCGAACCGGGATCCCTATCTTTATGACCTTAACATCAAATTATTAAAAGAAGGGGATGTTATAGATGAATATTCTCTACCGATCGGAATAAGAGAAATAAGGATCACTGACAACAAAATTTTCCTTAATGATGAAGAGATCTATTTAAAGGGATTTGGTAAACATGAAGATTATTCTGTTATCGGGAAAGGTTTATTCCTTCCATTAATTGTAAAAGATTTTGAATTGATGAAATGGATTAATGCAAATTCTTTTAGAACTTCTCACTACCCGTATTCGGATGAAATAATGTTCTACGCCGATAGAAAGGGGATTTTAGTTATTGATGAAGTTCCTGCCGTGAGTTTGGACTTTAGATTTGTAAATCAAAAAACTTTAGAGAATCATAAAGAATCTTTACGCCGATTAATCGAAAGAGATTATAACCATCCTTCTATTATTATGTGGGCTGCCGGTAATGAACCGAACTTAGTTGGCGAACCAAGTTATTATGACGGCAGCGGTAAAAAATATTGGGGTGATATATTTAATTATACGCGTTCGCTTGATAAAAGCAGGCCGGTGACTGTTCCGAATTGTACAAGAGCGGGTGTTGATGATCCGGTTTTTGAATTCTGCGATATTATTTCGATCAATAGATATTACGGCTGGTACGAGTATCCCGGAAAAATTGAGTATGCAGTAAAGATTCTTGGAGATGAAATGGATTTGATTTATAAAAAATATCGGAAGCCGATGATAATGACAGAGTTTGGAGTTGATACTGTATCCGGACTGCATTCGACTTCCGATCAAATGTTCACAGAAGAGTATCAAGCAAAATATTTGGAAGAATATATTAAACTCTTCCGTACAAAAAGTTATATGGTCGGCGAGCATGTTTGGAACTTTGCCGATTTCAGAACTCCGCAGCATTTTAGAAGGGTTATAATGAATTTGAAGGGAGTATTTTCAAGAGAAAGAGCGCCAAAATTTGCTGCATTCAAGCTGAAAGAAATATGGGGGAAAAACGAATAATGAAATCAAAATTTACTCTCTTCTTCTTTCTAACACTTTTATTGCAATTGGATATTTTATTTGCGCAGTCAAATCAGTCAATTGATAAACCACAGAGAATAATATTAAATCTAACTGAAAACCCGGCCACAAGTATTGCATTAACCTGGCGGACAATCAATAAATTTTCAAATTCCGAAGTTCGTTTTACCGAAGCCACAAATTGGACCGACTTCTTAAAATCCGTTCAATCTTTAAAAACAAAAATCGATTCAGTGAAAATTGACGAAGTTCATTACGCATTTCAGTATTCGGTAATTCTGAAAAATTTGAAACCAAATACACTTTATGTTTATTCTGTAGGTCATGATTCTGTCTGGAGCGAGTGGAACCAATTTAAAACTGCAGAAGATAAGAACGCAAAATTTGATTTTATTTATTTTGGCGATCCGCAGGTAGAACTGATACAACATTGTTCAAGATTATTTAGAGAAGCTTATAAAACTGATGCCGCTGCAAAGTTTTGGTTATTCGTTGGCGATCTGACCGATAAACCAAATTATGATAGTCTCTGGGGCGCATTCTTTTTTGCCGTTGATTTTTTCTCTAAAGTCACTCCGTTAGTAACTGTTCCCGGAAATCATGAGTACACAAAATTCGGCCCCGGCAAAACTAAGACAAAAGAATTCACTCCATTGTATAGACCACACTTTACATTACCTGAAAATGGCATAAAGGGAATGGAAGAAAAAAGCTACTACTTTGATTATCAGGGCGCAAGATTTATTATGCTTGATGGCAATGAAAGACTTGATGAACAAGCTAAATGGATGGAACCGCTTCTTACTAACAATCCGAATAAGTGGACCATTGTATCAATGCACCAGGCAATTTATTCAACTGGAAGAACTCGCGATAATAAAGAGATTCAAAAAATTTTACTTCCTCTATACAATAAATATTCAGTTGATTTAGTACTTCAGGGTGATGATCATACTTACGGAAGAACTTACAAACTCAGAAATGGTGTGCGAGTAAACGACAATGAAAATGGAACGGTTTATATCGTGTCTGTAAGCGGACCAAAACAGTACACTCTTAATCCTAAATACAAAGACCTAATGGTAAAGATGGGTGAGAAAACTCAGTTGTTTCAAGTAATTACTGTCGATAACAATAAATTAATTTTCAAATCGTACACTATAACAGGTGAATTATTCGATTCATTTGAGCTGAACAAAAAATAATTTACTGAATTAATAATCTAAGAAAGAGTTCCTATATGATTTTTGGACTTTCCTATTTAGATATAACAATTATTGCCCTTTACATGTTATTAATAGTTTATCTCGGTTTTAAAACAAAGAACAAAGTGAACTCAACCGGTGACTATTTTATGGCAGGAAGAAAGGGAAGCCGGTTCATGATGATAGCTAATGGATTCGGCGGAGCGACGCATACAGATCAGGCTATTGGTGTTGCCGGTGCAACGTATGAAATCGGTCTTGGTGGAATTTGGTATCAGTGGATGTACTTATTTGTAACTCCATTCTTTTGGCTTCTTGGTCCGGTGTACAGAAGATGCCGTTATGTTACTACAAGCGATTTTTTTGAAGAAAGATACGGCACCAAACATGGTATTTCATATTCAGTAATGGCATTGCTTTATTTTCTAATGGATATAGGTCTAATTCTGAAGGGAACCGGTACCGCAATAGAAGCTGTGACTCACGGGGCTATTTCTTCGGCATTTGTAATAATCTTTGTTACAATTTTTTTTCTCGCTTATAGTGTAATAGGTGGATTGAGATCTGCTTTAGTAATTAATCTGGTTCAGGGACTTTTCATTCTAATCTTTTCATTTCTTTTAATTCCATTTGCAATTTCTGCCGGCGGAGGTATCACTGCAATCAAAGCACAACTTCCGGCACATATGTTCAGTTTTGTCGCACCCAAAGAAGCAACATTATTTTTCATAATTATGGTTGTTATCAACGGTCTAATTGGAATTGTTGTTCAGCCTCATCATATGGCATTGGGCGGAGCTGGGAAATCAGAAAAAAGTTGCAGGACCGGATGGACTTACGGAACATTTACCAAACGATTTGCAACGCTTGGTTGGGCTTTTGTCGGAGTTCTTGCAGCGGCACTCTATCCGGGTTTAACAAATAGTAATAGAGAAAATGCATTCGGAATGATGGTTGCAAACTTATTACCAAGCGGTTTGCTGGGATTAATGGTGGCTGCAATGATCGCTGCAATTTTAGCTGTTCTTCATAACTATATGGTTGGCGGTTCGGCAATTATTACCAGAAATTTTTACAAAAAAATATATACGAAAGATTTAACTGCTGGGAAAGAATTAAAAATTGCAAGGATGTCATCAGTACTGTTAATTCTTGGTGGTGTTTCAATTGCATTAGTCATTCCAAGTGTGATTCAAGGATTAGTTATTGTCTGGCATTTCACAGCATTTTTTGGAATTGGATTTTGGATGGCATTAATGTGGAGACGTGCAAACAGATACGGATTATGGGCAACATTGATTGTCACTATTTTAGCAACGCTCTATTCCGGTTCGTATTTCTCATTTGGACTCGGTTGGTCAACAGCATATCAAATTGCCTTGTATCTGCCTCTCGGATTCTTAACGATGATTATTGTAAGTAGTCTTACAAAAAGTGAACCGGAAGAAAATCTGAACCGTTTTTATGCCCTGTTGCACACTCCGGTTGGTGAAGAATATAAATTGAGAAATAACGGAATGACAATGATTTTCGAAGGTGAATCGATACATGCATCTTCAGACAAAAATGAATCGCTTGAAGAAAACGGGCATAGTCTGCTGCTTGTTGACTTGCTTTCACTTCATAAAAAATTCAGTTTCAAAAAATACCGGGTTGATATTGTAGGATTTTTGTGGGCTTCCCTTTTTGTATTGGGAATATTCGCTTTTGCCCTTTTTGTTGCGGGAATAGGTTAAAAATAGATTCAGTTTACCAATGAATAAATAGTTTCATAGGTCATATACTTACATAATTCACATAGTTATTTACTGAAAATAATTTGGAATAATATTCTTAGAGTAAGATGAGCGATAACTTAAAATACTGTTGGACTATAAACCGCGGAGTAATTATGAAGATCAAAAAAAGTTTTTTATTGTTGCTGCTTTTTACAATGTCATTAAATATAAATCATTCTATAACCGCACAGCAAAATTCAATTACTAAAGAAGGACTATTAAAGGCGATTTCCCAAACTTCCGATTATGCATCCAAAGTCTTGCTTGATGAAAACGGCAAGTCCCGTTGCGATTATGTTATGACCGAAGGGAAATGGTATGATTATGAACCGCCGTGGCACACCGGTCAAATTATAAATGGATTGGTTGAAGCATACAAAGTAACCAAAAACAAAAAATATCTTGCGTCGGCTAAGAAGGCAGGCGATTGGTGGTGCAGTCTTCAAATTAAGGACAACTCTAAACTCAATGGAATGTTGAAAGCGATTCACGGGGACGGTATAAATTATATTGTATTTGCAACTATTACAGACGGCACACCGGGATTATTCAATCTTTACAATGTCACGGGAATTAAAAAATATGCCCAAGTTCCAACTGAAGCCGGCAAATGGATGCTGGCTAATATGTATGTGCCGGAACAAAAAATATTTTACGACGCCGTTGATCCAGTTACAGGTGATGTTGTAAAAGATAATAGTCCGTTTTGGCCCGAGAAGAAAAAACAGGTTCTATTCGATCTTGCTCGCCCTAATAACGAAGGATCTCTTTTTAAGGATATGTACGTATACACAAAGGATGAAAAATTCAAACAAGTATTTATTGATTTGTGCGAAAGTCTAGTTGAAAAACAAGATCAGTATGGTTTATG is a genomic window containing:
- a CDS encoding T9SS type A sorting domain-containing protein codes for the protein MKQSKQILTSLVAVILFLLVLPQSAYSQTYIDVAPGFSTLNDAVVANTNPDVIFRLQRGPDAIYLLNGSITANIPLRIEAVPGTGSRPQLIPGLGSGGVSDIPLRAKANVTLNGVYLTSKDEGGAYLSQIIRVQADGVRLKLNDCFLENSAQSAIRTDNKNSKIYLTGSTFRNCASDWANGRGIDDRGVAMDTLYLENNTIYNIASRFLRDGGGYINYVYVNHNTFANMGIRVMDIGECPTVIFKNNLIYNCGFLGKGKSSTDALLLLSPLTNTVFAGVTQSVEVHNNNFYLSPEIVAVYSDTVIAKPSYNAQMNSAIGLSGTGGNTISEGVSFTLAPIASNTAVLASLYWADPALDNGTTATGLRTTGTFNFAYPTTALSYTAGTSNQPLGALTWFGIAVGVKDNITTIPTGYELSANYPNPFNPSTTIHFALPERAQVKLVVFNSLGQIVASLVNETKESGSYSVVWNGKSEHGFIVPSGIYFYRIDAGNFSSTHKMVLLK
- a CDS encoding GntR family transcriptional regulator codes for the protein MSTGIDINNPKPLYEQIEIDIKEKIERGELKRGQQIASQNDLVKEYGVSLITVKKALSDLVNDGTLFTRQGKGTFVAETSLRKIELSGHKTIGVVLRDLKHPFFSLIIHSIEKRTSELGYNFLLSSSSNSLEKEEAQINRFRELNVDGIIIASLSLEYRATDFIQKLHDDNFPYIIVSYIHDPDYWYVGADHEYGGYIATEHLIKLGYKNIGYLHAGKGNLLSEVRKNGYYRALNEYNVQYDSHLVYYLSEAKFDQYSDRFMQGYEFGKKFLSFENKPDALFVYSDLVALGFNQAVTENGMKIPDDIAIVGYDDIQVSSFASIPLTTIHQPADKIGELAVDILQKRIDNKDIGNRTILKPTLMVRDSCGAKKRIITLDTLAG
- the uidA gene encoding beta-glucuronidase — protein: MLYPIRNKFRSFIELNDFWKFKIDRDKIGEKEKWYKGFQSDLEIAVPGSWNEQLEELGLLFYVGSTWYYKKVFMPEEIKNKRIVLRVGSADFNSKVWINGNLIGENNQGFLPFEFDITEKVTTGENFDLVIMVNNELNGETIPQGISSENYVQENRLREETYPSARFDFAPFGGINRPVIIYTTPHDFISKIKVDTKILSQKIGQANIEVTCNNNFSNEINFEISDPQSASSKSEKIKEHTANTEIKIDSCRFWSNRDPYLYDLNIKLLKEGDVIDEYSLPIGIREIRITDNKIFLNDEEIYLKGFGKHEDYSVIGKGLFLPLIVKDFELMKWINANSFRTSHYPYSDEIMFYADRKGILVIDEVPAVSLDFRFVNQKTLENHKESLRRLIERDYNHPSIIMWAAGNEPNLVGEPSYYDGSGKKYWGDIFNYTRSLDKSRPVTVPNCTRAGVDDPVFEFCDIISINRYYGWYEYPGKIEYAVKILGDEMDLIYKKYRKPMIMTEFGVDTVSGLHSTSDQMFTEEYQAKYLEEYIKLFRTKSYMVGEHVWNFADFRTPQHFRRVIMNLKGVFSRERAPKFAAFKLKEIWGKNE
- a CDS encoding metallophosphoesterase family protein, producing MKSKFTLFFFLTLLLQLDILFAQSNQSIDKPQRIILNLTENPATSIALTWRTINKFSNSEVRFTEATNWTDFLKSVQSLKTKIDSVKIDEVHYAFQYSVILKNLKPNTLYVYSVGHDSVWSEWNQFKTAEDKNAKFDFIYFGDPQVELIQHCSRLFREAYKTDAAAKFWLFVGDLTDKPNYDSLWGAFFFAVDFFSKVTPLVTVPGNHEYTKFGPGKTKTKEFTPLYRPHFTLPENGIKGMEEKSYYFDYQGARFIMLDGNERLDEQAKWMEPLLTNNPNKWTIVSMHQAIYSTGRTRDNKEIQKILLPLYNKYSVDLVLQGDDHTYGRTYKLRNGVRVNDNENGTVYIVSVSGPKQYTLNPKYKDLMVKMGEKTQLFQVITVDNNKLIFKSYTITGELFDSFELNKK
- a CDS encoding sodium:solute symporter family protein — protein: MIFGLSYLDITIIALYMLLIVYLGFKTKNKVNSTGDYFMAGRKGSRFMMIANGFGGATHTDQAIGVAGATYEIGLGGIWYQWMYLFVTPFFWLLGPVYRRCRYVTTSDFFEERYGTKHGISYSVMALLYFLMDIGLILKGTGTAIEAVTHGAISSAFVIIFVTIFFLAYSVIGGLRSALVINLVQGLFILIFSFLLIPFAISAGGGITAIKAQLPAHMFSFVAPKEATLFFIIMVVINGLIGIVVQPHHMALGGAGKSEKSCRTGWTYGTFTKRFATLGWAFVGVLAAALYPGLTNSNRENAFGMMVANLLPSGLLGLMVAAMIAAILAVLHNYMVGGSAIITRNFYKKIYTKDLTAGKELKIARMSSVLLILGGVSIALVIPSVIQGLVIVWHFTAFFGIGFWMALMWRRANRYGLWATLIVTILATLYSGSYFSFGLGWSTAYQIALYLPLGFLTMIIVSSLTKSEPEENLNRFYALLHTPVGEEYKLRNNGMTMIFEGESIHASSDKNESLEENGHSLLLVDLLSLHKKFSFKKYRVDIVGFLWASLFVLGIFAFALFVAGIG